The Oscillatoria acuminata PCC 6304 genomic interval ATGGTCAACTTTTCTTAAGTCCCATTTGACGCCGGAGGCTCTTAAGACGGGACCGGAGAGACCCCAGTTGATGGCTTCTTCCCGAGAGATGACGCCGAGGTTTTGAATCCGGCGGCGGAAAATGGGGTTGTTGGTGATTAGGCGTTCGTATTCGTCAATGACGGGATCGAAGTAGTCGCAAAAGTCTTCGCATTTATCCACCCAACCATAGGGGATGTCAGCGGCGACGCCACCGATGCGGAAGTAGTTATTATTGACCATGCGTTGCCCGGTGGCGGCTTCCCAGAGGTCATAAATCATTTCCCGATCGCGGAAAATGTAGAAGAATGGACTCAGTGCTCCGACATCGGCGAGGAAGGGTCCCAACCAGAGTAGGTGGTTGGCAAGACGGTTCAGTTCCAGCATGATCACCCGCAGGTAGCTGGCGCGTCGGGGAACTTCGATGTCGGCGAGTTTTTCCGGTGCATTGACGGTTACCGCTTCATTGAACATTCCCTCAGCGTAGTCCCAGCGACTGACGTAGGGAACGTACATGATGTTGGTGCGGTTTTCGGCAATTTTTTCCATGCCTCTGTGCAGGTAGCCCAAGACTGGCTCGCAATCGACGACATCCTCGCCGTCAAGGGTGACGATTAGGCGCAGGACCCCGTGCATGGAGGGATGGTGCGGTCCCATGCTGAGAATCATGGGATCGGTTCTGGTTTCTATCCGGGTTGGTGGTGCCATAAATGAGGGTGCTCCTGTTGAGACAGATTTGGGCTGCTGTACCGACGTCAGATAGGGGATTTTCTACAATCTAAAATCGGGACGGGGTACGGCAGTTCTGTTACCAATTGTTTCTTTTTGTTTCATTGCTTTCATCATTATAAGGAGATTGGGTCCGTGGTAAATCAGGGAGTGAGTGTAAATTCGGAAGCAATGGAGGAGTTTGTCCATTTGTCGGTTTTGAGTCAGGAAGTGGTGGAGGGGTTGGCGATTCGTCCTGGGGGGCGTTATTTGGATGCGACGGTGGGTGGGGGAGGTCATTCGCGATTGATTTTGGAGGCGGCACCCGGGGTCCAGTTGGTGGCGATCGACCGCGATCGCCTCGCCTTGGATGCCGCAGGGAGTCGGTTGGCGGAGTATGGGGATGCGGTGACATTTTGGCAGGGGAATTTTGCAGAATATCAGCCCCAAGAGATGCGGTTTGATGGGATTGTGGCGGATTTGGGGGTGAGTTCGGCGCAGTTAGATCGCCCGGAACGGGGGTTTAGTTTTCGGTATGAGGCTCCTTTGGATATGAGAATGGATGAACGGCAGGAGTTGAGTGCCGAGGAAATTGTCAATCATTGGAATGAGGTGGAGTTGGCAGATATTTTTTATCGCTACGGGGAGGAGCGGTTTTCTCGTCGGATTGCAAGGCGAATTGTGGAACGGCGTCCGTTGACAACCACGACTCAGTTAGCGTCGGCAGTTGCTTCTTCGATGCCGGGGAAGTCTCGTCATGGCAAAATTCATCCAGCTACTAGGGTGTTTCAAGCCTTGCGAATTGCGGTGAATGGGGAACTAACTGCTTTGGAAACCTTTTTAGAAAAGGCTCCCCTGTGGTTGCATCCGGGGGGTCGGGTCGGTATTATTAGCTTTCATAGCCTAGAAGATCGACTGGTCAAGCATCGGATGCGGGATTCGCCGCTTCTCAAGGTGCTGACGAAAAAGCCGATCACGCCAGGGGAAGCAGAAATTGCCCACAATTCGCGATCGCGCTCGGCAAAGTTGAGATTATTCGAGCGCATTGAGCCGGATCTAACCTAGGAGGTGACACTCCACTGGGTTAATCCTGATGCCAGGGGTGTGGTAGGGCCAGACAAACGGACCCACTGCCTTACCCCAACAGAATCACGGTCTTTCACAAATGGACCGAACTCAATTGCACTCGGCTAACAAGCCAGCTCTCTATGTTAAGCTCATCTGAGCGGAGGAAAGCCCGTTAGTGCCTGCCGATCGCAGGGTACTTTTATAGAGAAAGGAATGCCCACCCAAAGCGTGATTTGCCAGTGGTGTTCTGAACCCGTTAGGCACCCGATTGAGATCGGCCCGTCGAAAACAGCCGTACAAGGGCGCAAGTCACACTGAATCCATATAGCCTGTAAGTGGGGTATCGCATGAGTCGGGGAAAAGGGAGCAAGCTGAAACTGATGGTGGTCGATGATGAAATCGACAACCTAGACTTGCTATACCGGACGTTTCGGCGGGACTTTGACGTTTATCGAGCAGATAGTGCGTTTAAAGCTCTGGAGGAGCTGGACGAAAGCGGCGAAATGGCCGTGATTATTTCAGACCAGCGAATGCCAGAAATGAACGGCACGGAGTTTCTCAGTAAAACGGTAGAACGGTTTCCCGATACGATTCGGATTCTACTGACCGGCTACACCGATGTAGAGGACCTGGTAGAGGCGATTAACTCCGGCCAAGTATTCAAGTACATCACCAAACCTTGGAACCCTGAAGAATTAAAGGCAGTGGTTCAGCAAGCGTCTGAAACTTACAAGGTGGTTAAGCAAAGTACAAATATCCTGCGTCGTGCTCTACGCCGAGAAGCATTATTTAATGCGGTGATGAGCGCGATTCGGGAGTCTTTGGACTACCGCAGTATGTTGCAGACGATTGTGGAAACAGTCGGCGAAAATTTTGAGGCGACTCGTTGCATTTTGCGACCTGTAGAGGGCGATCGCCTCACGCCAGACTCGTTTTCCTATCTGAACCCCGACACAGGCTCCATTGATGTACCCGAGGAGGAGGATGCCCTCATTGCCACGGTTCTGGAAAGCCGTCAGACTCAATTAGTTCAAGGTGACAATCAGGGCAAAGATTCCACTCGCTTGGTTGTTCCCCTGAGCTACCAAAAGGATCTGCTCGCGGTGATGTCGGTCTACCAAGACGGCAGCGCTAACAGTTGGTCTCCTGAAGATATCCAATTGATTGAAGGGGTGACCGAACAAGCGGCCCTGGCGCTGTCTCAAGCCAAGCTCTATCAGCGCACGGAGGAGCAAGCCCAGCAAATGATGGCGGAATTAGAGGTGGCTCGTCAAATTCAAACCAATTTGCTTCGGCAAAGTTGGCCGGAATTTGAAACCGCCCGGGTTCAAGCCTCTTGCTATCCCGCTCGCGCCGTCGGTGGAGATTTCTTTGAGGTCTATGTTCATGCTCAAGGGGATATCTGGGTTGCTGTCGGTGATGTATCCGGTAAAGGGGTCCCCGCTGCGCTGTTTATGGCGAGTGCTATTTCGGTGATGCGGCGTGAACTGGCGCAAGAAACTTCGCCCGAACCCGAAACGGTCATGATGAACCTCAACAGCGCTCTGGCTGATGACCTCATGGGCAATAACTGTTTTATTACAATGGTTGTGGCTCGTTATCGACCCTCTACCCGAGAGTTGGCCTATGCGAATGCTGGACATATCTATCCCCTCGTCTGGTCTCATCAAATGTTAACTTCTTCTGATGCAGCAACCGTCGAACCCAATTTCCTCAAAGCTCGGGGCATTCCTTTGGGAATTTTACCCGTCTGGAGAGGCACTGTTGGGAGCATGGAGTTAAATCCAGGGGAAGTTTTTCTGCTAACGAGCGATGGTCTCACGGAGGCCACCATCACCAATCCAGACTCCTCGATTGGACTCCATAAGGGGTCGATGTTGGAACAAGAGGGTCTCTGGCAGTTGATCGGTCAGGAAAATCATCCCCTTGACCTTAATCACGTATTAGCTCGCGTCCGCGAGATTGCTCAAGAGCAGGAAGATGACCAAACTATACTTTCTCTGGAGGTTCTGTAAGCAATGAGAACTGAGTTGCACGTCCCAAGCGACTTGCGGTTTTTAACGATTGTTGAAAACTGGCTTTTGGGCTGTCTGGAAATGGAGCTTGGAGATCATATTGAGTGGCCCCGTCAGTCGAATCGCTTACGTTTAGTTCTGGCGGAAGCCTATTCTAATGTGGTGCGTCACGCTCACCGGGATCAACCCAATCTGCCGGTCCTGGTTCGTCTGGAACTCAAGGAACGGGATATCGCCCTGGAAGTTTGGGACCACGGCAAAGGGTACGATTTATCGACCTACATGGCCCCAGTTCCTGAACAAATGCCTGATGGCGGTTATGGATGGTTAATCATGAATCGTCTGATGGATCGCGTTGAGTACAGTCTCCAAATTGATGGTCGTAACTGTCTCAAGTTGGAAGCGAGTATGTCGGAACAAAAAGTGTAAGCGATTACCTGTAGAACGGCGATCGCTCTATTTTTTGGCGGGGTTCCGATCGTCCGTTCGAGCACCGAGGATTCTCTCGGATAGCTACTCTCTAGGCGATCGCCCCTTGACGTTCCCCTCTAGCCCTCCCCATGAAAAAGGGGTGCATTCTATGTCTAAGAACTCCAAAACATAAAATATCCAAAACCCACACCCTCAAGGGTGGGGCTATACGGACAAAGCCTGCCTATGCGCTGTCGCGCAGGCTGCGCCAAACGCAGGCTACAACAGTAAAGTAGATCCTTAACAATCGGATTGGAATAATTTATTTGTTGGAATACCCTAAGCATTGTAAAGATTCTCTCTCCCCATCCTCCCCATCTCCCCCATCCTCCCCAATCTCCTACCGTCTCAGGTTGACCAACTCTTTCAACGAGGCCAACAATTTAACCCGGACGCTGAGAATTTCTGCCTCTGGATTGAGGACAAACAACCAGGCAACATTCACTTTAAAAACAGCGGTCTCCACCTGTCCCCGGATGTCAAAATGCCGGTTCTCCGCTTCAATCGATTCCTGAAATTCCGATCGCGGATACAGTTTCATTCCTTTGGCTTCCGCTTCTAAATAGCTGGCGATCGCCTCCGGTCCCACCACAGGTTCCTCAAATGGTGGCCGCAATTCCCCCTCCAGTGCAAATAACTCACTGACTAATTCAAACTCCCCTTCATTCAACCCCTTAAAATACTGCTGAATTGGGTTAGGAAATACCTCTTGTCTTCCTCCTTCCGGCAGATAATTTTCAATATTCGAGTTAGAATTACTCTCGGCAATCGTTTCTAAATTTGTCATAATTTTCTCCTAAAATTGGGAAATCAAATTAATAACTATTATAATCTTAGGCCAACAAATAAAATCTGGCTGCGGAAGAAAACCAAAACTTCCACAAGCCAGATTAGTGTTTGCCTAGGGAGAGGCAAGAACGTTGGAAAAACTGATATCAATCTCAATCCTGGAGTTTGAGCGTCGATTACCCAGGTGGATAAAAACTTACAGGGTTTAAAATTTAAAGTCTTACAGCAGAGGTAGGGCCTCCAACCGCCGTCAGCCGTGCGGTTTACCTGCTGTTTTTTCTTCTTATCTCTGATTATGTAACATTTCTTTACAATTGGCAACCCCTTTTAAATAAGAATTACCAATGTCTGTCTTAATATCAAGTAATATATAGCCAGTATTGCGTGCCGGTTGTCATCAAGAAAACGAGCAAGATGCTCCCCCGACTGCGAGGGAGGACAGCTTTCACCGGCCTGGTAACGACCTCGGCTAAAACGAGTACCCGATGGCGGATTACTCACGCTGCCAGATCATCACAGTTTTATCGCTGCTGCTACTCACCAAGGTTTTGCCGTCGGGAGTGAGGGCAATGCCGGTGACGCCATTGCTATGACCTTTGAGGGTTCGGATTAGTTCTCCCGTGTCGCGATGCCACAGTTTAACCGTTTTATCGGTACTGGTACTGATCAGGATTTCGCTATCGGGGGAAAAGGCGACGGCAGCGATCGCCCCACCATGTCCCATAAACGTGCGAAGTTCTTCTCCTGAGTTCACCTGCCACAGTTTTAGGGTCATGTCGGTACTGCCACTGGCGAGGAGTTGTCCATCGGGACTGAAGGCGATCGCATTCACGGCATCGTTATGAGTCTTGAAAACGCAAATTTCCTGTCCCGTTTGTAACTGCCAGAGTTTAATGATCCCCTCATCTGAGGCAGTGGCAAGAATGCGATCATCGGGACTAATCGCTAAGGCGCGAATCATGCCCTGATGAGCATTAAATCGGCGCAATTCTTCCCCAGTTTCTCGATGCCAAAATGCGACTGACCCTCGGGTATCACTGGCGATGATTTGTTGACCGTTATTGAGGAAAATTACGGCATAAACTGCCTCAGAATTGCGGGTAAAGCGATGAAGTTTGCGACCCTCGGCGACATCCCACACCTCCACCGCTTCCCCAATTCCAGCAGCGATCGCCCCACCATCGGGACTGAAGGCGATCGCATTCATCGAGGCAAACCAGTCTTCCCCATTCAAACTGCGGATTTCGCTACCTTCAGGAATCCCCCACAGTTTGACCGTATTATCCCCATCCCCCGCAGCAATGCTTTTACCATCGGGATGAATTGCCACACAATTGATGACATCTCGATGTCCGGCGATCGTGCGGATGCATCGCCAATTTTGATTGGGAAATCCTTCAGAATCTGGAACAGTCTCTGGAGACTCTGAGGAAGGTTTTTCCCCCCGCCATTTGCCGACAAATCCTTGCAAATCTCCCAAAACTTCACCGATTGAGGATTCGATTCCCCCCATTGCTTTGGTGAGGGATTCAGGTTTGGTAAAAGGTTTGATGGACAATTTCGGGATTAAGGGTTTGTTCGCTGTCGTTGGCGTAGACTCTGGGTTTTCCTCCGATGGCGCAATGATTTCTTCGTCCCACTCGTCGAAGTCATCCTCGGAACTAGCAGGGGGTGGGGTTAAGGGTTTGACAGAAAAGGCTTCTTTGCGATATTCCGACGGGACCCGAGGCGGTTCGCTGGGGCTTTCTGGGGTGGGGGGATTGGCAGGAGGTTGATTGGCGTTGCTGTCGTCAGGTGGAGGTGAGGATAGGGTTTGGAGTTCCGGGAGGGGGGAGGGGATGGCGCGGGATGCGGTTTCTAGGCGATCCAAACGCTGGGTGACTGCCTCTATCACGGTATTCACCCGGGCGATCGCCTCTTGGTTTTGTCGGGTTAAAGTGGCTTGAATTTCCTGAATTTCAGGCGCTGCTTGTTGCGGGGTCAGTGTTTCTAACTGTTGCAGACGCTGGTAAATTTCCTCAAATTTCGGGGAATTCGACAGGGATTGGATGGCATCTTGGAGTACAGCAGCAGAAGTGCTGGAGGTGTCTGATTCCTGGGATGAGGAGAGGGCGATCGCATTGGTGGTAAGTTCCAGTTGACTGAGGCGATCGCTGAGGGTTGTCAGGGTTTCCGCAGTGGGGAGAGTGGCAAGGGATTGATAAATTTGCCCCACTGCCTTTTCCGTTTGTTCCCACAAGGATTTTGTAAACGCTTCGATTTGGCGTTCAGTTTCTTGGTTGACTTGTTCCGTAGCGGTTTCCAGTTGTTCGAGGCGATCGGCTAAAGGTTTAAGATTGGGGAAGGGGGGAAGGGATTCCAATGCTTGATGGATGCGGGCGATCGCCGTTTCATTTTCCTGGCGCAATGAGTCTTTTAACTCCAATTTCTGCGCTTCGATGCGATCGCGCTGTTGTTCCAGTTGGGATTCTAGGGCGTTAATCCGGGCGATGATCGGTTCCAGAGTGGGGACTTCCGGGATAACGGGGAAACTTTCCTCAACTTGGGCGATCGCCTCGAACAGTTCATCCCGCAAGGATTCTTGTAACTCCCGGATCCGTTCTTCCGTTTGGGAGTTTGCCTGTTGCTTGCTGGATTCAAGGCGATCGAACCGTTGGTTTAGGGGTTGGAGGGAATCATAAACTTGGGCGACTGCCTCTTCGCTGCGTCGTTGGTTGAGTTGGTACAGTCGTTGTCGATTCACCAGATTCAAACTCACCGACACCGTTAACGGGACCGCAGCATAAAGGACTTGTTGAGTTCCAGCAACGGCGATCGTGCCCAGCACAGAACCGGCAAGGGCCACAGATTCAGTAATTTCGAGCCAGTGGGGTTTGGTCATGGTTTTCCGACACTTATCCAAGCAATCAACAGTCTGACAAAAGTCTCATCCCAAATCCGGTTGTCAAAAGTCCCTTCTCTCTACTTAGCCCGCGCAGGCGGGCTTTGTTCGTGTAGCCCCACCCTTGAGGGTGCGGGTTTTCGCCGAAGAGTACCGGATTGGGTTTAAATTAAATCGAGGCAGAGACGCACCGAGGGAATTTACCCCAATGTAGTCCTGACCGTTCGATTTCTTTTCTCTATGGTAAGGCTTCTGAAGACAATCCGATGGGTGGGGGTTGTCGCGGTTCCCTCCGGACGGGAAGAGACCCCTCAACCCGCACCCTGAAGGGTGGGGCTATACAGACAAAGCCCGCCTGCGCGGGCTATAGAATAAAATAGGTCTTTTAAAACTGGATTTGGTATCAATTATGACTCTTGAGACCCAAACGCTATGGACGATTCCGGAACAAACTGCATTAGTTGTCCGTGCCTCATTTCCGAAAGGGAACATTTATATAAAAATGTATGAAGAATTAGAGGAATTGTACCAGGAGGAAGAGTTTAAACTCCTTTGCTCCCAATGTCGGCAATTTGCTCTTTCTCCCGTGAAGTTGGCTTTAATTACTCTCATGCAGTGGTGTGAAAAATTAACCGATACAGAGGTTGCTAATTTGCTTCCCGCCCGCCTGGATTGGAAATATGCTTTAGGTTTAGACTTGACAGAGTTTAAAAACATTGACCCCAAACTCTTAACAAAATGGCGAAAACAACTTATCAAAAAAGAGGCTGAATGGCAGCTTTTGAATAAAATGATAGCCCGATTTAGAGACAAAAAACTTTTAAAAAATGGTCGAGTTAAGCAGATGGATTCTACTTATATTTTGTCGGCAA includes:
- the rsmH gene encoding 16S rRNA (cytosine(1402)-N(4))-methyltransferase RsmH gives rise to the protein MEEFVHLSVLSQEVVEGLAIRPGGRYLDATVGGGGHSRLILEAAPGVQLVAIDRDRLALDAAGSRLAEYGDAVTFWQGNFAEYQPQEMRFDGIVADLGVSSAQLDRPERGFSFRYEAPLDMRMDERQELSAEEIVNHWNEVELADIFYRYGEERFSRRIARRIVERRPLTTTTQLASAVASSMPGKSRHGKIHPATRVFQALRIAVNGELTALETFLEKAPLWLHPGGRVGIISFHSLEDRLVKHRMRDSPLLKVLTKKPITPGEAEIAHNSRSRSAKLRLFERIEPDLT
- a CDS encoding transposase, translating into MTLETQTLWTIPEQTALVVRASFPKGNIYIKMYEELEELYQEEEFKLLCSQCRQFALSPVKLALITLMQWCEKLTDTEVANLLPARLDWKYALGLDLTEFKNIDPKLLTKWRKQLIKKEAEWQLLNKMIARFRDKKLLKNGRVKQMDSTYILSAICSLNG
- a CDS encoding ATP-binding protein; this encodes MRTELHVPSDLRFLTIVENWLLGCLEMELGDHIEWPRQSNRLRLVLAEAYSNVVRHAHRDQPNLPVLVRLELKERDIALEVWDHGKGYDLSTYMAPVPEQMPDGGYGWLIMNRLMDRVEYSLQIDGRNCLKLEASMSEQKV
- a CDS encoding WD40 repeat domain-containing protein translates to MTKPHWLEITESVALAGSVLGTIAVAGTQQVLYAAVPLTVSVSLNLVNRQRLYQLNQRRSEEAVAQVYDSLQPLNQRFDRLESSKQQANSQTEERIRELQESLRDELFEAIAQVEESFPVIPEVPTLEPIIARINALESQLEQQRDRIEAQKLELKDSLRQENETAIARIHQALESLPPFPNLKPLADRLEQLETATEQVNQETERQIEAFTKSLWEQTEKAVGQIYQSLATLPTAETLTTLSDRLSQLELTTNAIALSSSQESDTSSTSAAVLQDAIQSLSNSPKFEEIYQRLQQLETLTPQQAAPEIQEIQATLTRQNQEAIARVNTVIEAVTQRLDRLETASRAIPSPLPELQTLSSPPPDDSNANQPPANPPTPESPSEPPRVPSEYRKEAFSVKPLTPPPASSEDDFDEWDEEIIAPSEENPESTPTTANKPLIPKLSIKPFTKPESLTKAMGGIESSIGEVLGDLQGFVGKWRGEKPSSESPETVPDSEGFPNQNWRCIRTIAGHRDVINCVAIHPDGKSIAAGDGDNTVKLWGIPEGSEIRSLNGEDWFASMNAIAFSPDGGAIAAGIGEAVEVWDVAEGRKLHRFTRNSEAVYAVIFLNNGQQIIASDTRGSVAFWHRETGEELRRFNAHQGMIRALAISPDDRILATASDEGIIKLWQLQTGQEICVFKTHNDAVNAIAFSPDGQLLASGSTDMTLKLWQVNSGEELRTFMGHGGAIAAVAFSPDSEILISTSTDKTVKLWHRDTGELIRTLKGHSNGVTGIALTPDGKTLVSSSSDKTVMIWQRE
- a CDS encoding SpoIIE family protein phosphatase, whose translation is MSRGKGSKLKLMVVDDEIDNLDLLYRTFRRDFDVYRADSAFKALEELDESGEMAVIISDQRMPEMNGTEFLSKTVERFPDTIRILLTGYTDVEDLVEAINSGQVFKYITKPWNPEELKAVVQQASETYKVVKQSTNILRRALRREALFNAVMSAIRESLDYRSMLQTIVETVGENFEATRCILRPVEGDRLTPDSFSYLNPDTGSIDVPEEEDALIATVLESRQTQLVQGDNQGKDSTRLVVPLSYQKDLLAVMSVYQDGSANSWSPEDIQLIEGVTEQAALALSQAKLYQRTEEQAQQMMAELEVARQIQTNLLRQSWPEFETARVQASCYPARAVGGDFFEVYVHAQGDIWVAVGDVSGKGVPAALFMASAISVMRRELAQETSPEPETVMMNLNSALADDLMGNNCFITMVVARYRPSTRELAYANAGHIYPLVWSHQMLTSSDAATVEPNFLKARGIPLGILPVWRGTVGSMELNPGEVFLLTSDGLTEATITNPDSSIGLHKGSMLEQEGLWQLIGQENHPLDLNHVLARVREIAQEQEDDQTILSLEVL
- a CDS encoding nuclear transport factor 2 family protein, which codes for MTNLETIAESNSNSNIENYLPEGGRQEVFPNPIQQYFKGLNEGEFELVSELFALEGELRPPFEEPVVGPEAIASYLEAEAKGMKLYPRSEFQESIEAENRHFDIRGQVETAVFKVNVAWLFVLNPEAEILSVRVKLLASLKELVNLRR
- a CDS encoding NAD(P)H-quinone oxidoreductase subunit H — its product is MAPPTRIETRTDPMILSMGPHHPSMHGVLRLIVTLDGEDVVDCEPVLGYLHRGMEKIAENRTNIMYVPYVSRWDYAEGMFNEAVTVNAPEKLADIEVPRRASYLRVIMLELNRLANHLLWLGPFLADVGALSPFFYIFRDREMIYDLWEAATGQRMVNNNYFRIGGVAADIPYGWVDKCEDFCDYFDPVIDEYERLITNNPIFRRRIQNLGVISREEAINWGLSGPVLRASGVKWDLRKVDHYECYDDFDWEVCWATEGDCLARYIVRMAEMRESVKILRQALKGLPGGPYENLEAKRMMEGPKSEWNGFDYQFIAKKIAPTFKIPAGEHYFRVETGKGEMGIYLIGNDNVFPWRWKIRAPDFNNLQVVPSILRGNKVADIVAILGSIDVIMGSVDR